A region from the Pelobates fuscus isolate aPelFus1 chromosome 1, aPelFus1.pri, whole genome shotgun sequence genome encodes:
- the POU3F1 gene encoding POU domain, class 3, transcription factor 1, with protein MAATAQYLPRNNTLPSNPLMHPDSDRMHQGTTYREVQKMMHQEYLQGLANNAGHPMSLTHHQWLPNPTSDWGSGSHLGGQTEHGKGGVQSSREDLSSSFHHHRSHLVHQQTPSSHAWAQSGGHHLSPMSPSSNSHQPLIYSQSSYTNLNGMLGPQASTLHHSMRDPLHEDPGVHDTHVESPPQHLNHHQDHSDEDAPSSDDLEQFAKQFKQRRIKLGFTQADVGLALGTLYGNVFSQTTICRFEALQLSFKNMCKLKPLLNKWLEETDSTTGSPTNLDKIAAQGRKRKKRTSIEVGVKGALENHFLKCPKPSAHEITSLADSLQLEKEVVRVWFCNRRQKEKRMTPAGVPHPPMEDVYSQAETPPLHHTLQTSVQ; from the coding sequence ATGGCTGCAACTGCTCAGTATCTACCCAGGAATAACACCTTGCCTTCCAACCCTCTGATGCATCCGGACTCCGATAGGATGCACCAGGGTACTACCTACAGAGAGGTGCAGAAGATGATGCACCAAGAGTACCTTCAAGGCTTGGCCAACAACGCTGGTCACCCAATGAGCCTCACTCACCACCAGTGGTTGCCCAATCCCACCAGCGACTGGGGCAGCGGATCCCACCTAGGTGGGCAAACAGAGCATGGCAAAGGAGGAGTACAGAGCAGCAGGGAGGACCTAAGCAGCAGCTTTCATCACCACAGGTCTCACCTGGTCCACCAGCAGACACCCAGTAGCCATGCTTGGGCACAAAGTGGCGGACACCACCTTTCTCCGATGTCCCCAAGCTCCAACAGCCACCAGCCTCTCATCTACTCCCAGTCATCCTACACGAATCTCAACGGCATGCTGGGGCCACAGGCATCCACTTTACACCACAGCATGAGAGACCCTTTGCACGAAGACCCTGGGGTCCACGACACTCATGTGGAGTCACCACCACAGCATCTTAACCACCACCAAGATCACTCAGATGAAGACGCCCCCAGCTCCGACGACCTGGAACAGTTTGCCAAGCAGTTCAAACAGAGAAGGATCAAGCTGGGCTTCACCCAGGCAGATGTTGGCTTAGCCCTGGGCACCCTCTATGGCAATGTCTTCTCCCAGACCACAATTTGCAGATTTGAAGCTTTGCAGCTAAGCTTTAAGAACATGTGCAAGCTGAAACCCCTCCTAAACAAGTGGCTGGAGGAGACAGACTCAACTACTGGAAGCCCCACCAACCTGGACAAGATCGCTGCCCAGGGCAGGAAAAGAAAGAAGAGGACCTCAATAGAAGTCGGGGTGAAGGGGGCCCTGGAGAACCATTTCCTAAAATGCCCTAAACCCTCAGCCCATGAGATCACAAGCCTGGCAGACAGTCTCCAGTTGGAAAAGGAGGTGGTGAGAGTTTGGTTTTGCAACAGAAGGCAGAAAGAGAAAAGGATGACCCCAGCAGGGGTTCCACACCCCCCCATGGAGGATGTGTATTCGCAAGCAGAGACCCCTCCACTCCATCACACACTGCAGACCTCTGTACAATGA